DNA from Brassica napus cultivar Da-Ae chromosome C4, Da-Ae, whole genome shotgun sequence:
GAATTAGAGGTGGCTCAGTCAATTGAGATACGTGGCTCAGTTTGAAACCCTCAAGAAATAGAAGAAGAACTCGATACTTAAAATGAAAAATCGTAGATATTAAAGAGAGACGTGCAACAAGTAAACATTACTTTTGATTATACTGAGGATAGTGATGCTAATCTGCCGGCACCAATTCATTCCGAAATCTATAAAATATTGTACTCTCTCCAAGTGCACGacattatttttgaaaactaaatGGTGATCCACAAACTTTCTAGGTCACAGGTCAATCACACTCCAACGGTTCAACCGAGTTCACAGTTTAAAACCAATATATAGCTTCCAGTGAGGTAAACAATGTTTTCTATATGGTTCCAGTCTTATCTGATGTTTAATGTTATTAAGGGGGTACTTCacaatattaatattttcacTTATTAACTCGtatttggaaaataaaaataggGGATATTTAAGTAGaaccttagagcatgattaatctGGGGTTCTTAGGATgtagttcttagcggaagttaagataACTTCCTCTAAGAACCCAACTCTAAGaaccccgggttaatcatggtctagagcatctttatccctATACCCCACTAAGGgtttctgataaaaaaaaaaattaaaaagcgtACCAaccgcgggccgccacgtgttgGTGGGGCCCGCAAACAGTGCAATAAACACACAACCATCATTTCTATTTTGCACACATAACACACCGTTTTTTTCTGAACCGTGGGCCTTCCTCCCTAAGAGATGCTCAAAAAAGAgcgataaagatgctcttagattttgagaaaataaaattatttaaagtcCATCAAGCTCTGGTACACTTTGATGCCTTTACTGCCACACATGCTAGAAAGATTTCATCAATAAATCTAGAGTTGATTACTCTCTAAGCcactttttaacttttttttatactgAGAATCACTTCCTACATGTGAGACATTTTATTGTGGACCAACAATAAACAGTGGACAACTTTGCCCTTAATAGACATTCAATGCGTGGACGGATGATACGTGGACGGAAATGAATGTAAAAATTCCAGAAGCTTCATCAGAGTAAGCTCCACAATAGTTGAACTTAAGGACACAAATCCAACAACAATGTTTGTCTGTGGACGGGGACGAGAAGATTTTGATTATATTGTGGATATTGACGCTAACATAACCatgaataaagaacaagagagatcTCTTAAATTTGTGGATAAGGAATTGAAACTTGATGTGGTGGATAGAGTAGTAACTTCAAGGATGAACAAATTAATAACTTCAAACCAATAACTACAACGTACATGTCGAGAAAAAAACTTGAGTGATGAAAACAAAGctaaacaaaccaaaaagtTAAAACGAGTCATCTCATCCTCCAAAACCCCCAGTCAAAACGAGTCAGCTCCTCTTCCCGGTGAGCCACACCATGGATTCCGAGCTCAACATCGTCGTGGATGAGCTCAGTGAAGCTGCGGTGGTTCGAGCTTGTCACAGTCCTCCACCATGAGATATGTAGTATGCtgaattttaatcataattttacTCGTCCACAAATACTCGTCCATATTTACCCGTCCACGTTTATCTTCCCACACCCATCCACATGTGTTGTTCCATGCTTATATTCTACATGTAGTTATCCATGTTTTTCAAACATTCACATATCACTCATCCATAACACAATCATTCAATATGCGTACaagtatagattttaaaatataacaaaaaaatatatcaaaatggatatcaaattatagagaataaaaaaatataatttattatatcaacaaaatttgctatatgtatttttaatttcaaaataaacaaaaacaaaatattaagaaGTAAAGTAAACAATAATAAAGAAACACATTTTCTCTTTCCTCTGGTATAAGAAAAAtctcattttcttttcattaagggcaaatatatatattctctttgTATGTCCCATAAGAAAGTGTCTTTCAAGTGCATTGTGATTTTGGATGTAATTGAAAAGTGCCAAAGTGTCTCCTtgtaaaaaattcataaatctTGGAGTGATGAAGTCAAACTTGGTAGCGTATATAAAGGCAAGGTCCGTACCTTTTTGTACTGTAAAACGATATGCCCTTTTGCACGATAAAAAACATGAACAACAAcactaaagaaaatataaaatcaatcaCTATGCTATAACAACATGAACTTAACCATTATACTACAACaacattcaaaattttgatctacttaaatttttattaacttgTTAGCGTAAAAAACTTTCGTGAACTTTAGCCCATGGCCGGTCTTGCGTATATAGTAACTCttgaataaaaaatttcaaaaatgattTCATGTACTTATCCATATTCTACAaccaaatattcatttttttttcctttccattCAACTCAATGGCGTGATTCTTAAATTGTAGCGCCATACTAGTCCCAAAGaattaaagttttattataAGCAAATGCTCTATTTATATGTAGTTCTCGTTCACTGATAGCGATTGAGtctaaactaatcaaaatatCAATCAGAGAAATAAGGGGAATCCAAGTGGGTAAATAAAGAGAAACACAGCTGAAAGACGCATTTGTCTTGTCCGAAACACATCACAACGTAATTATTCTTGAAATGCCCCCACAAATCTTTGTTGATTTCGTAAGTTCCATTGATTTCTTGTTTGAGTTCGTCGACATACCTATGGGCAACAATGAACGAAAGGCGTTGGCGTCACAAACTCACAACGATGAAAAAGCCAAGCGTTGGCGTCACAAACTCACAACGATGAAAAAGCCAAAACAATCAAACTCTACTTGATGATAAAGGAAACTTCCCGGAAGCTGTCTTCTTGAATCTTGAGGACACGTCTATACACTTCTCACATACATGTGGAAGATGTTGATATCGACCCACTCTTCTTTGATAGAAAGATACGATAGTATCTTTTGTCTGTTTATaaggttttaaaattatatggaACATAAAAGCGTCTACATTTTTGTAAGTTCTTCCAGTTTTACATGTTAGGGTATCTATAGACCACTAgcagtttttttatataattttcggCCACAGATCATTTGAAGAACTGGTCCCTTGATGTGTACGGAACAAGAGAATTCTATTACAAATTCTTATCTTCTTACAAGAGACATCACAACTTCTTAAACGGAATTCATAGTCATACCTTCtcgaatggaaaaaaaaaatcatatcttcACACAAAGAATCCTAATCGTAAATGAAAATTAAAGCTGCGGATTTAACGGTTAgcaatcaatatttatatcgtcTACAACTTTAGATTTTGGGGTTATTACACGGTGTAAGTTACACATGATCAAGCTACAAATAATGATCTTGACAATCTTAAAAGCGGAAATTCAAGCTGAAAGATTGTGAATCTCAAGTCTTGATCATTACAACTGCGTTCTACTTaatttttgattgtttgattctCATATGAAACAACAAAAGTATAATTTGTTAAGATTAACCTTATATAAACTGATtaagaacacaaaacaaaaaacaaaaaaaaaaatcgacggTTGCTGCTAACCTAACCGAATCAACCCCAAACTCCCAATTAACCGGTACAACTTGTTTTTCAAAGTATActgcttaatatatttttttctaatgtaTTAAAAAGGAATATTGGTCGATGTGTCAGTGGAACACAAAGGCATTACTGGTAGAATACACTTTTCAATCGGACCAGAAGAAGCCAATGGTTGGACCAGGAAGACCTCAAATCGTCCTCTTCGGTTCATCAATCGTTCAATACAGCTTCAGCGATGGTGGATGGGGAGCCACTCTCGCTAACATCTACTCTCGCACGGTTTGtgatcctctctctctcacagaTCTTCTTCCTTGCAAGTGGACAGCTTTCACTCTTGTCAGTGTCACAAGCTAATGATTGAGGAACATAACTGTAACActtaaagtttcaatctttttgATGAATTTCGCAGGCTGACGTAATCCTTCGTGGGTATGCTGGTTGGAACTCCAGATCTGCCTTGAAGGTGTTAAACCAAGTGTTCCCAAAGGTACACACACTCTGTTTTCAGGAAGTGGGCTTATTAGAAAATACATATGTTAAGTTGTATTGTTTCATCATAAGTGAAAGTGACACTCTTTATGTATGATTGTTTAAATGACATGTTCTTGCAAAATGAATTAACATTGCCTTGAAGGTGTTTAGACCAAGTGTTCCCAAATGTGGGACATTCACTCTGTTTTGAGGAATTGGGCTTATTAGAAAGTACATATATGTTAAGTCAACagtttatattgttttaacttAAGTGAAAGTTACACTCTTTTTCTTGAGTTACATGTTCTGCAAATGAATTAGCTTTGCCTGGAAGGTGTTAGACCAAAGTGTTCCCAAAGGTATACTCTGTTTTGAGGAAGTGGGCTTATTGAAATGCATATATTCAATGAACAATGAAGTTAGATTGTTGTCACTAGTGAAAGTGACACTCTTTATGTATGGTTCTTGCAAATGAATTAGCTTTCTTTGACGTCTTTGCTTTTAACTGATAGGATGCTGTTATACAACCTTCTTTGGTGATAGTCTATTTCGGAGGGAATGATTCAATGCCTCCTCATCCATCAGGGCAAGGACCTCATGTTCCTCTCTCTGAATTCACTGAGAACATGAGGAAGATCGGAGAGCATCTTTTGGTAGCTTTGCCCTTTTTCAAAGTTTGATACTTTTTCTTTCTTAGTATATTGCTAACTCATGATACATCTTCTTACCAGAGCCTCTCGGACAAGACCCGTGTCATTTTTCTCACTCCCCCACCAATGAACGAGAGACAAATCCAACTAGTGTTTGGGTATTATCATTCCATGTTTCATCCCTCATCTTAGTTATTATCATTCCATGTTTGATCAATATTGTTGTGTGACTCATGTGCTAGAGATGCAATGAGAGGCCGGAGTAACGAGCTGTGTC
Protein-coding regions in this window:
- the LOC106406701 gene encoding GDSL esterase/lipase At2g38180 isoform X4 translates to MVGPGRPQIVLFGSSIVQYSFSDGGWGATLANIYSRTADVILRGYAGWNSRSALKVLNQVFPKDAVIQPSLVIVYFGGNDSMPPHPSGQGPHVPLSEFTENMRKIGEHLLSLSDKTRVIFLTPPPMNERQIQLVFGDAMRGRSNELCRPYAEALLNLCREINVKGIDLWNAIQQQDDWLHTCFTDGIHFTAKASEIVVKEILKVVREADWKPSLDRKSLPVEFPFDSGLPNSPRHSDLELTRNKKLEPRMARL
- the LOC106406701 gene encoding GDSL esterase/lipase At2g38180 isoform X3 — its product is MCQWNTKALLVEYTFQSDQKKPMVGPGRPQIVLFGSSIVQYSFSDGGWGATLANIYSRTADVILRGYAGWNSRSALKVLNQVFPKDAVIQPSLVIVYFGGNDSMPPHPSGQGPHVPLSEFTENMRKIGEHLLSLSDKTRVIFLTPPPMNERQIQLVFGDAMRGRSNELCRPYAEALLNLCREINVKGIDLWNAIQQQDDWLHTCFTDGIHFTAKASEIVVKEILKVVREADWKPSLDRKSLPVEFPFDSGLPNSPRHSDLELTRNKKLEPRMARL